The sequence CCAGCAAAACGCTGGAAAGTTATTAGcaaatattctgtgaaatatttaataaccaGACAGCGGGGTCTGTGCATCCCATGAGAGACTCCCAGCCCTTATGGTCAggacaagaaaaacaaggattGTTTGCAGGCCCCCAGGTCCTACTGGGAGGCGCTTCGAGGCTGGAGTTGTTGCCAGGCAAAAACCTCACAGCAAAGCAGCCCTTTAGATGAGCTATAAAGCAGGCTAGCTGGGACTGAGGTATTCCAGCTTGGGATGGGCCCCACTTCCACTGTGCCCTCAGCCtttgcacagaaaggaaacacCCCGTACAAGTGCCATTTGAAAGTGTATTTTCCAGCCCTGTGTTAGTGGAAGccatcttcctcttctgttctcAAAGGATTTACACTGAGGCCGTCTGAGCTCCTTCTGTCTGCAGGAAGGGCATGACAGACATGTCAATTGGCTTATGATGTGTTTATAAAAAAACCTATCGGAGTATTTGTTTACGTGTTTATCGGGGCTGGGGGACCTTCAAAGGTTGCGGAAGGTTTTCTAAAGCAAGACCGCAGAGCTGTTAAGCGGCACAAACACTGCCCCTAAAAACGCATAAAACCATACACCCCTTTTCTACTCAAAACACTTTAGCCTGCTACAGGGGCGAGctctgaaaaagctgaaaaacacaCCTGCAGTGGGCAGTGACGATTTACCCGCTGGCGGCCGGCACGGTGCTGACTTCCCCACCCCGAGCCGACCTCGGCTGGGGTCggcaccctgcagccctgcacaaAGCCTCCCCGGAGCCAGGCCCGGACCCGCGCACCCACCGCTCGCTAGACCCCCCCATCCACCTCCAGCAGAGCCTAGCCAGGCCCTCGCCCACGGCCCCACCCTGCTCCCGAAGCCGGGGCGGGATGCGGGCTGGCGGAGGGCCCCGCCCGGCGGCGAGGAGCCGCTAGAGGGCCCGGCCTGCTCGCCGGAGGATGCCGGGGCCGGCCCAGCCctcccggcccgccccggcccgctccccgccggcccgcTCCCGGCATCGGTGCGCCCGGCCCGCTCCCCGCGCCGGCAGGGCAGGCACCGAGCACCGCCAAAGGGCTGGGAAGGCGCTGGCAGCACAGCGCTCCTCCCAAAGAAAAGCGCCCCGGGAGCATCCCGCGCTGATCCGGGAATAAATTCAACCGGGGGAAAAAAGGTGATGAGCAATGCCCGAGAGGCCAGGCCGTGCCACCTCCCTGTGACACGGAGGCAAAGCCCGCCCGAGGGAGGGAGGCCGGTCACGCTCATCGCTGCGACTGGCACGCACAGTTTGTTCACCATCCCGCTTGGCAAAATGGCATAAACATCGCCTCCGAGCACGGACAGTTAGCTCCTCCTGGAAGTTAACTGCGCTCAGATAGACTGGAAAGACTGACATCAGCCAGGCGAGCGTCCGCTCCGCTGCTATGCCAGCAGGCAGACACCTATGAAGCAAGAGGGCTGAGGGCTCGAAGGCAATGCCCGCGGGGTTCAGGACTCAGAGCGGCAGACCCAACATCCACCGGCCCACGGACAACAGCAAACAAGGAACGCGCTGCCAGCAGCAGTCAATTCTGCTTTCCCACAGAACTGAGCAGCACATGGGCTTGGGCCCCTCCAGTTCATAGGGAAGTTTTACTAAGCGGGACAGTGCTGTTACTTAAAGGTTGAGACTGAGTCTAAATCTGTAAGTATCACCTTATCTGCGTTACCTGGCGTAACGGAGTACAAGGGGATCCAGGGCTCACCTTTTCCATGGGCAATGTGGATTCCGCAGTGGGAAGCATGGGACAGATAGGTCTGCCAAGGAGTAACTAGTTAAAGTGTGGAATAGCTCAGCACTGCAGTCTTCAGATCTTCACACAGGGACAACACAGGGCCAAGGAGCTTTCCCAGCACAacagggaggggaggtggaAGGACAACGCACAGCcagccaccactgccaccagACCTGTGGGGAGTCGGCTCAGGGGCCTGAAGCTGGCCAGACTTCCGCTGGCTGCATCCCCTGCAccctcttccccagcactgctATTTCTAGGAGTGCTCTGCCCCGATGTCCCTTTACCTGCCACAAGCAGCGAGTTCCTCTGCTCAGCTCCATATAAAGGCAGCTGTTTGGCTCCTGGATCACAGCTGGCCCTGAAAGCAATACATAGCATTTGCCCACTATTGTGCCTGAGCTTAGGAAGCTGGACTACAGCCAGTCTCACCAACCGACATCACAGACGATGTCTGACACGGTCCCAAAAAGCAGTCCAAAAGGAAGCTTCTTTCTGTGGACCTTTCAGTCTGAACCCAGCCCTTGCATTACTTGGAGAACACAATTTCCTAAGGTTGGTCAGGTGGAAAGCACAGGCTGCATCTCAAACCCATCCCATTCACTTCCCCTTTCTACCTCTGCTTCCCCATCTCTGGCATATCCTGTTCGACCACCCACCACTGAAGTTCTACGCCATCATGCTCTCCCAATTCCAATTCCTCCTAAGGACTTTTCTTAGGCAAAGTCATAGAGACTTTTATTGAATGTGCCCAAGGCACCAACAGTTCATTATATATCTCTCCTACTCTTATTACATGTGAATCCCTTTTGTAGACCCCAGTGTCATTGGGCCAGGGACTGCACTTTGCATCTTGCCCCTGGGGAACCgggaaaggcagaaataaggaaaagagAGCATAAGCAGTACAAAACAAGAAGGATTTTCACATTCTCGTTTTAATGATTAGAGACCAAACTAACACCACCAGAGCAGTAAGGGTGAAGGACCATTTCCCAAACACACTGCAGATGTTCTGTGAAAGAAATCAACCTTCTTTGGGAGAAAAACAAGGTATTTCAACATTTAAACTAGTTGCTTGTAATTCTGAAACAGGAAGAGAGACTCTTGATGAACCTCAACTTTTTCACGTTTCACCATTTTCTAGAAAAGGACCAAGGAACAGCTACTGTATGAAAGGATGTAAACAGGATTGCCAGAGACCTTTCTTGGCTTTCATACAAAGTTGCGGGCAATGGCCAATACTTTGGAGAACTCTCCTTCTCTCTGTCGCAGGATATAGGGTATTGGTGTTTTTATTCTAGTCCCTACTGGATTTCCGTTGTCTTCTATGAGTACCACATTGTTGGAATCAAATCTAGGCGTCATGTGGGGGCCAGGCATCTTGTGCCCTACAATTAAAGccttcttcttctctcctttgaTAGCCAGAAGGATTGTATCTCCTACTTTGCCAACTCCAGTCTTGTTATACACATGGATACATTTTGGTGGCCGGTGGTATGGCGTGTTCCCCAAGGCACTGTTGTCCACCACTCGCACGCGGGTGAGTTTCTGTATTGCTCGGCATGCTCCAGTGATACTagcaaaagacagaaagaatgaGAGACAGATCTCCGCAATAATCCTCGGGGAGCAAGGGCAAGCCCAGCACAGGATCTTGTCGTTACACAAACCACTTGGAAGGCGCCAGCAACAAATACATACCATATGGGTGACACATTCACTGCATTCAATGTGCTCTTTGAAAGCCAGATGCTACTTTGGGCTTTGCACACTCTTCACTAAATGTCAAACATAAAATGACCGTTCTACTCTGAAACACGACTAAAAGATGGCATGAAGAGTGGCTTGCATTTACTGAGCTTTTTAGCAACTGCAGATGATTCCATTCAACTTCAatttacaagcaaaaaaatgtgCTTGCTTCTGCCACAAACAGCCCACAGGAAGCTAATACTCAAGTCAGACTCTTTCAATCTTGTACACAGTCCTCAGCAATACGGACTTTTCTGATCAATCTTCTTTTCAGTGAGGTCTATGAGGGTGTCTCATCTTACTCTGCTCTCAGCGAGACCTCTGAGGtcctgctgtggctgtgctaAGGTGCCACCAACTAGAATCTAACAGATCATCACCTTCCCCGTGTGGGAGGAACCCCAAGAGACACAGTCTCTTCTGCATCTGTTTGCTCTGTGGGATTATCATGAgtaagaaacaacagaaataaactgcACAATACTAAGTTGTTAGATCTGACTCTGAATATGCTTAGGAACAGCAGGAATAAACTGAGAAATAATTCAACCTCCCTTTCAGGAACGGCTATTCTTTTATCCAGTAAGTTCAAATTCAAGTGATTTGTTGCTTCTCTTCAAAGGACGCCTAAACACAGACCATCGGAAAAGCAGGAAGATCCTTTCTACTGCTAAACAATGGCTTTGCAGTAAGGTACTAGAAACGTGCTGGCCAGACAGCTGCAGGAATGCCAAGCTGCTGTCAGCTGAACTACTCAAATAGACAGCATATGGAATCAACCTAACCGTTCACCTTGTTTTGCAGAGCAGGAGTGTGAACAGTAAACAAAGACCAATGGGGACCACCACCCCTTCTTGAAGACAAAGGACCTGTATTTGCAATGCTGCCTAAAAGAAGAGCAAGCCATCCCCTGCATATCAAACACAGTGTGGATGGACATCAGTTGAAGCAGACGTTTTTACATGCAGTAAAGGAAGGCCGGCTGGGTCAGTCTGCATTAGTCTAACTGCTCCAGAGGTGCAGTGCTGCCGTTCAAGATTTGTCTCCCACAGCAGAggccttccccagctttctcctCCAAGAGGACACCTCTCTCAGAAGTCACTCACCTCTGCAAGCAGCCAccctctcccatcccatcccatcccatcccatcccatcccatcccatcccatcccatcccctggGAGGGGCTGTGGTATACCACACTCTCTGTCCTCTGCTTGCCAGGCTGTGGCTGCacagcagggaaaggcagaagggaGGAGGCTGGAAAGGGGCAAAAGTGTTGTcgcaggaaggagaaggggaaaccTAGGTGGGACCAAGTCCACAATGCAGCAGTAGCAAACTGCTACCCAGGTACCACTAGACAAGAGTAACTGCACAAGGaggactttttctttcccctctttccttcatttctaCCACAGTCTTGGAGCAAAACCCCACCACATCCAAAGCAGGCCCACCACAAAGGAAAGGTTTCTCCATTAAGACTGCTGACATCCTGCAGGAGCACTGCTCACCTCTGTGGACTTGGCCTCCCTCTTGCTGTCAGTGTATATATATCCTTTAAATGTTTACTGGCCAATGCTCTCATGCAGCCCATTTACAGAGAAAGCCAGTAAGACTTAGATACCTCCTCGAGATAGCTCCTAGGACTATCACACAACCTAGCCCTGAGCATTGTCTTAATCCCCTCTCTAGACCACAGTCATGGGAATGACTATTCTCACCCTATAAACTGAAGCCCTGACCCTTCAAAGAGCTACATGCTAGAGATTCCCCATACCCGCACCAAGTGTACTGTGGGATTAGGCTCTAAGCTTTGTGCAAGGCATTGTAAAACATGAGGTCCATAAATTTAAGAAGCTTTAAATGCCTTGAGCCTGGAACAAGgacctaaagaaaaataacaaaatggaCACTGTTAAGGTACAAGGCAATAATTTTTCAGGCTACTCTTGTTctaaataactgaaattataaactctggaataattttaaacatgttATTGGCTTTACATCAGCAGGGGCTGGCTGTTGCTTTTTTGGACTTGGCTGAGAAACACAGGCACTTTCAACTTCTGCTTGCAGGCCCTTGCATCGCCCTCAAAGGCCTAAAAGCCTCCTTACAAGCATACAAAAATGCAGAGTTCAGACCAGACTCAGACTGCCAGGAACCTGCATCTGTTGTTGTGTTTGGGCTCACTTTACAACCTGTGAAGAGACAACTatgagattttgttttattaaattatcCTTTTTGAATTAGAAATACTGTATCTTATGCTTGACCTACTTAACAGCATCTCTTTCAATCAGGAAATTctcccaagaaaacaaaagcaagagcagGATTTGAAAATTACCTGAAGTGTCGCTGGATCACTGTGCTGCTTAGATGGGTTAAGGATAAACACAACCGCCTATTCAGGAGAGCCATTTGGATTCTGGTAACCCGCCCTGGGTGAGAAACAAGAGAATTACGAACTCTGGAAATTGGacaaaatttgtttcatttcattttccgTATATGAATCACACACTAGAGTCTCAGTACCTCTTTAGACGCTGCAATCCGCAGCACACAGAGCGCTAACAGCATCTGCAGCACAATACAAAGCAGATCAACAACCCCTGCCTGAATTCAACAGACAGTATAATTCAGATGCGTATACTACAAAGCTGGATTCAGTATCACTGCGCTGCAGTTTCCTGTGCACAGAGGTAAGGGGCCTTCTGCATGCACTGTGAACCATGTAACAACAAGCAGGTTTGAGAATTTTGGATGTGAACCAATTTAGAGGCCACAGTGATCAGTAAAAGCTACCATAGTTACTTGTAAAAGCTACCAATGTTACCTATAAAACCGAGCAAAAAGCCAGAGATACTCTGCAGACTGGCGTCAGAGCTCCAAAAAACAATTTGCCAGACAAGAAACAAGACAAAGCTCCACTGGCGAGGGTGTGCTCCCTCTTAGCATACACAAGGTGTTCAGCAGCCTGTATCAGAATCAGAATCGCACCTCTGCCAATCTCGCCCTGTTAAGGCTGCCCAGATGAAACAGTTCCCTGTAACTTTATGGTGCATGCTCAACCCACACCGAAACACTACCCCgactgcagcagagctggcttaCAAGGGTAACCTCTGACTGCGTTTACCACACCCTCTTCCCTGACTACATCTATGGCAGTTCCCTAACCTCATTCTGTCAGTCTGATGGGGACCAGCTCGCACGCGAAATTGCAAAGGCTTATCTGAACCTGGATCACTTTGCCAGACATCAGTTAGGGAGTGATGACCCAGGCAGCTATGCCGGCAGATCCaagcaaagggagaaaacaacATGGACCTAGAGCCAGTCCTCTTTCAGGCCAGCTCAGGTAAAGCTAAGACTTTCCATCTGACTGCAGCTACCACTGTGTTACACTGCTTGCTTAGACCTTGGCAGTGTAACCAACACATGCTCTCTCCTTTCTaaagtaaacattaaaaatacattgacCACTTAGCTTCCTTTGCCAGTTCTGATGAGCTTAGGGCCAAACTGTAGCAGTACATTGTAAAGCCATTttcttaacttttcttttaaaaacaaagctgacCTAACTTCtctagggagaaaaaaatacccacagAGCCTTCTGACAGATGATGCCACAGCTGTTCTTATTACAATCAAGTAAAGCCCAGGCTAAATCTTCACTctttctttattgcttttatttttccccagtgtgTTTGCTTACTTGGagatgtatgtattttttaggGTTTCTGGTTGTTCTACAGAGCAAGTGTTACCTGACAGCAGGATGAGAAGTATTGGAGACATACACCACAGCAATTCTGTAGCAGCGCTCCCTGACCAAAGCACACGATACGCGGCAAACAGTCTCGCCTGTCATATATGCAGGTTTGGAAGAGATAAGCAACAGCCAAAGCTTACATTTATTTGCTAAACAAAGCCACTTTTCTGTGGGGTAGATCTCCAAATGAGTTCAGAGCTTCCCTTCAGAGCTTGCTTGCACTGTCCCCTCTCTGAAATGAGATCCCGAGAAGGCTGTGTTTTTGCCACAGCTCCTTACCCAGCTGTGTGATCCTAACAAAACAAGACCCTGTGGTATTTACAGTGCTGCTGGCAATCAAGATCCAATTACCTGGGCCTTGCTGCTGCTAGGATTTCTAAGCAAGGCCAACTATGTTGCCTTGCTGTAAGCCCACACCCCGCGTTGGCACGGAGGACAGCCTGTGTCCCATCCTGCGCTTGGGTGTACTGTTTCCCTGTACGAAATGCAAACCCAGTGGGTAATATTGCTCCTACTTCCTCCAGAATTGCACCAAGGCCCTGCATCCCTCTAGAAGACCCAAACAAGCAGCAGCGAGTCGGCCTCTCTGTTGTCTTTGACAGATGCTTCCTGGGGAGTCCAGCTCTATTCCCCTGGCAGGCATAGTGGCCTCGGTGGCAGGAGAGGATGGGCCTGCTCATCCTCACCACTACATAAGACCCATAGGAGAGGTCTGTTGGCTCgtggcagggcaggcacaggCGCACACTCTGCCCTCTGTCAGAGGGACAGCAACGTCACGACCAGCATAGCTAGATGTGCTCAAGGCTGCATGTCAGAGTCCTAAAGCACTGCCTAAACTCTGAACTCATTCCCCACTCCTGGGAGGAGTCAACGTTTGTTTCTACCCTGTGGCAGCAGTGAAGGTTTGAAGTCACAAAACTACCAGCAGAAGCATCAACAGTGTTAAGTGTCCAAggactgtttatttttccagatgaCTCACCACCCCCTTCTTTGCTAAGAATTATTCCTCGGCGCATTAAGATGTGTCACAAGCTAAGAAACTTCGTATGATTGATTATTTGGTATGAAGCAACCTGTTAGGAACTGAGTAAACAGGGGGGATGCTTCCAATTAGCAGGAAAGttcagggtggggggaagagaggaatgCATCTGTGGCATGGAGTACAGCATTCAAGGGTGCAAGCAGGTTCATGAACAGTGAATCACATCTTCAGCTATCGTAACACGCCAACTTCCCTGCTAGAAACGAACAGCCAGTAGCTTGGGTCTGTCTCCAGGTGTTCCTCAACCAGACCCAGTCCCAACTTGCTCCCTCTGCAACTGCGAACAGGGCACTGTTGTCCTCCGCCCTCGGCTTCCCCCTCTGTGGCGCGGCTAATCACTAAACTCCAAAGGGCACAGAAGCCACTCACTCTGTCACGCTGGGTGCTGCGATACAAACACCCTGAGTTGGTGCCAAAGTTGAAGAGCCACTATAAAGCGATGACAGCCATCAGCCCCAGCGCACCCAGCACCTCTGTCCTTCCCAGCCCTGACATTGCCGCACAGCAGTAGGCCTTaagaaggctcagaggaggCTGTACTTCACACAGGCACGGGGAATGCACATCACCCGAGTCTGCTTCTGAAGGTGGCTCTCTCCCCACGTCGTCAGGTTTCAGTGCTCGGAGGTGTATGGAAAGAGTACCCCCATAACCCTCAAGCACAGGAAAATTTTCAGGAATTCCCAGAAGTCTGCTATCGGTATCACCCAACTCATACAGGAGTGCACCCTACAATACCCCGGACGAACAAAACAGCACCGCTGCTTAGTACTTAATCACTAATACACTCCTGACCAAGGAATTATCTTGGAAGAGACTTTTggaagtcatctagtccaatctcTTTCTCAAGCAGGATTAATTTCCAAGTTGCTCATGCTAGGCAAGAGCACTATTTAAACAGACACTATTCTAAAATGAAAGGCCCAACACCAAGACAACTATTGATATAGCGTAGGCCATACATAGCTGCACCAAAGCGGTGATAAAGAACGGTGCAGAGCAACCTCTCTCCCAGCTCCTACTCTGCTGCCCCTAAATTCTAGCAGTGGCTCTATCTCATGGTTAGAGACTAATTTCTTAAAATCAGAATCGTAGAGAtgctttgcttctctctgctccaCATATCAGTTAAAAGTTAGCACAGACCTCAGACTGAGTTCAGACTAAGATTCAGAAAGGGTGAAGGAGTCTGTTAATCAAATATTCACTAAAATGACACAATTTCTACTTCACCAAATAAGTCTGAGCACGCAATAACCTGCTGCAGCAAACACTCCCTTCTCGAGGGCCCTTCAGCCATACCCCATTCAATGTAACAGACCAACATCAAATTCCCACACCGTACAACAAAGGAACTCTTCACCAGTTATAAACCTCTGGAAGTTATTTATCCACTGCACCATTTTCAAGTGCCATACTAAAGCTACCACCTTCACGGTTTTCCCTTGAGATTAAAGAACTAACTTATATTTACTGCAATCCTGAGTGGTTTTTAAATGGAGAAGTTCTAGAAAATTTAATCCCAGCTAACAGAAGCAggcaacataaaatattttcgTCAAACGCATGCAAACACACAAGTAGACCACCTCAGGGAGCTGATACAAAGCAAGGACATCTTCCAGACAAGGACAGGATTACATACTCACTTTGAGCCAACGTCAGGGCATACAGTAACAAGAAAGGaagccctgtgtccccccaaCACACATTTCCATCACCTCCCTTATGCTAGCTCTAGCATTCATGTAAATCAGTCACAGTTTTCAGCTAGATCAGTTCCCTGATCCAACTCATCCTGCAGCCACATGAATGCTGGTGTGAGGGAATGTGGCAAAACACAAGACTGGGACTTCTCCTTTCACTGCCAACCCAGACTTACATTGTGACAGTATCTTTGGAGAAACATGGGGAGATTTGGACAAGAAAAGGATCTCTctcatttcagcaaaaatactgATGTGCTTCACAAGAGTGGTCTGTATGAAGCCGCACTATTAACACAGCCATGGGAGCACTAAAAAGGTCTGCATCTGAACATTCAAGAGGCCAGTGCAATGGCTCTGACCAAGTTTTTACCAGTGGTGTATACCCTAAAAACCAGCCAAGGTGCCATTCTTACCCTGCCTGCATCCTAGAgtaaatgtacttttaaatagTGCTGTTAACTAGCAATACAGTATTACCTCCCTTTTTAATCACAAGTTTTGGAAATGACACCTGCTCCCTATATTCCCAAGATCTGTAGTTCCACAACCACtcagctatttattttccttctttctgctaGTAACTCATCCATACAAACAGGCCTCAGGGAAAACCAATGGATGTTGCAAAGCAAATGCTGAGGCCTACTACCCAAAGTCTGCTGTCAatcatacaaaataaaacagggaaaaatattcttcacttTAATAGTAGTAACCTGATCTACACAGTCAAACCGTGGGGGCCAACATCCCCTTTATTCTTCTAAGAGACCAAAACAGACATGCTCTGGGCACCACAAAGATTTGAACTGCATCTGTCATCCATCAttaaaatgcaggaaataaatCCAAGACAATATGCACAATGCAAATACCTAAacccctgctctgccactgcAGGTTTATTTATAGACTGTCTGCCAGGGTGAGCTACAAGAGCCAACTGTGAACTACGGGACTCAATCCATTCACAGCTCTCCTCATAAAGGAAACAATGTGATTAAGGGCTTGTGTGtgttaaaaatacacaagatATTCATTACCAAGACATGACTGGTTTTACATTAATGACTGCCAGAAAGGCCAGGATTCACAAAACGGAATTAAGCCTTTTCGAATTCCATTTATGAATAGGATTAGCTATTAAACAGGATATTTATTGATCCAAGTTACCAACAGAAACTCATTACAGGTACATCTGTTAACAATTTTGAAGCAAAACACACTAACCTCATTTTCCAGATCACAATCAGGAAAGGCAGATAAAAAAAGAGCTGAGTAGCTTTAACGGACAActtatttttgacattttaagtATCAGAAGTCCCAGTTCTAAGGTACTTATGGCTCTTATCATTCTAGTATTCGAGCACCTTAAACAATTCTATATATTCATACTCATAGCACTGTACTAAAATAGGAAGGGATTATTCCCAGTGCACCAGCAGGAAATTAAGCTACAAAGAGGACAACTTCCTGTGTGaggtcaaaggaaaaaagcagtagaGCAGGATTCTAATTCCAGAAGTTCTGCTCTCGTAtggtctgtggggctggaggtgaAGCCCAGTGAGGTCCTGCCTTGTCCATGTCTTTTGGAATTCCACATGAATGCAGAGAACTGCCCGCACTCCCATAACTTAATGCTGCTATCACCTCTCGAATGTTATCTTCACTACTTCTAAAAGTACTGAGGTCTCAGGAACAGGACAATAGGTAGCAAGCCACAAGACCAGAGTCTGTTCCCAGCCCTGATGTGGATGACCAGGTCCCAACCAGCAAGGTGCGATCACAAACCAGAGTAACCGCACTGTGGGGAGCTGTGGCAGGAAGAAGGACACAAACAAGAATAAAGAGAAGGTGGGGAGTTGTGGCtcaaccataaaaaaaaaaagtcaagaacCACTGACCTAGGCTACTTGTTCACAGAACAAAGACCGACAGTGGCTCCAGGCCTTCCTGATAAAGCTACACCAGAAAAGGATGCCTAATACAGACAGAATTCAGGCTTAAGAGAAGCCTAACCTGGAGACAAAGGCACACTCATGCTGCAAGGCAGCACAGAGCTACCTGCAGCTTTGCTGGAACAAGCCTCGCTTCTCACTCAAAAACTTCCCTTAACTCAGTTTCTCTCCTTCCCGAACAAGACCCTCCCAGATAAGCTTGGAGAACTCTCAAACCAGACAAGTGAACACAGCTCAGATGAGCATCTGtgtcctgcttttaaaaaggctGACTGCCCATCTACTTTTACTACAAGGAGTAAGTCTTTCACACTTATAAGAAACCTGTCATGCTGTCTTCTTCCCCAAATTACCTCCCCTTACTCACTGGACCTCCAAAGGAGTTTTTTGGAGAATAACCAGCAAAGCACAGAC comes from Ciconia boyciana chromosome 3, ASM3463844v1, whole genome shotgun sequence and encodes:
- the MRPL14 gene encoding large ribosomal subunit protein uL14m, which produces MALLNRRLCLSLTHLSSTVIQRHFSITGACRAIQKLTRVRVVDNSALGNTPYHRPPKCIHVYNKTGVGKVGDTILLAIKGEKKKALIVGHKMPGPHMTPRFDSNNVVLIEDNGNPVGTRIKTPIPYILRQREGEFSKVLAIARNFV